Proteins from a single region of Desulfolutivibrio sulfoxidireducens:
- a CDS encoding sensor domain-containing diguanylate cyclase produces MGLTIRHFAALFFPVALFVVVGAAFYLHADRTARVEAIKIREAARLGREAEIFMAIMESRAADAAFLAAHITDMLQDSGEDGHEHIAGLLWSFAAHKRWNTQVRFLDARGRESVRLNIGPEGPARVPDTELQDKSRTAYFQKASGVPFGQVHVSRFDLNVEHGKIEEPWRPVLRMSSPVMGPDNTFAGLVVLNLDGHIPLNRLRQAATAALGRPLLVNEQGYWLLGPSPDLEWGFQVKDGREGAMDAVWPGVWDTIREGGRGQFFHDGALYTFETIKGDSPGWLGSSPVRLAEESWRLVARVDPADMLPPLDTVFVVLTGVLLVLLGSVSWMWASGRARRAVIQAALAASEEKFRAMSEASRDALVMIDDQARVAFWNRSAENMFGLSREKMLGRLLHDVVAQPEDLDKVRAGFPGFADKGRGKVVDTITEVTARRGDGGLFPVELSVAAFRHEGRWWAVGAARDVSERKRTEELLVRLATTDGLTGLFNRRRFLEASEAELERSNRYGHPASLLMFDVDHFKSINDTRGHDAGDRVLTALGRIARETLRTVDILGRIGGEEFAALLPETGLEEAARIAERLRRAVSAMELDTGAAPLSVTISLGVAQWTGPGEDLEALLKRADEAMYRAKEAGRDRAELG; encoded by the coding sequence ATGGGCCTCACCATCCGCCATTTCGCGGCATTGTTTTTCCCCGTGGCCCTTTTCGTGGTCGTGGGAGCCGCTTTCTATCTCCATGCGGACCGCACGGCCCGGGTGGAGGCCATCAAAATCCGGGAGGCGGCCCGGCTCGGCCGGGAGGCCGAGATCTTCATGGCCATCATGGAGTCCAGGGCCGCCGACGCGGCGTTTTTGGCCGCGCACATCACGGACATGCTCCAGGATTCCGGCGAAGACGGGCATGAGCATATTGCCGGGCTGTTGTGGTCCTTCGCCGCCCACAAGCGGTGGAACACCCAGGTTCGTTTTCTGGATGCCCGGGGTAGGGAGTCCGTCCGGCTGAATATCGGTCCCGAAGGTCCGGCGCGTGTTCCCGATACGGAACTGCAAGACAAGTCCCGGACGGCGTATTTTCAAAAAGCCTCAGGCGTGCCCTTCGGCCAGGTCCACGTCTCGCGGTTCGACCTCAACGTGGAACACGGGAAGATCGAGGAACCCTGGCGTCCCGTGCTGCGGATGTCCAGCCCGGTCATGGGACCGGACAACACGTTCGCCGGGCTGGTGGTCCTGAACCTGGACGGCCATATTCCCCTGAACCGGTTGCGCCAGGCCGCCACGGCGGCCCTGGGCCGACCGCTTCTGGTCAACGAACAGGGATATTGGCTGCTTGGCCCGTCCCCGGACCTGGAGTGGGGATTCCAGGTCAAGGATGGCCGGGAGGGGGCCATGGATGCGGTCTGGCCGGGGGTTTGGGATACAATTCGTGAAGGCGGCCGGGGACAGTTCTTTCACGACGGCGCATTGTACACGTTTGAAACGATCAAGGGCGACAGCCCGGGCTGGCTGGGCTCGTCCCCGGTCCGCCTGGCCGAGGAAAGCTGGCGGCTCGTGGCCCGGGTGGACCCCGCGGATATGCTTCCCCCCTTGGACACGGTATTTGTTGTTTTGACCGGGGTCCTGCTTGTGCTGCTCGGGTCCGTATCGTGGATGTGGGCCTCGGGCCGCGCCCGGCGGGCTGTGATCCAGGCGGCCCTGGCGGCCAGTGAGGAGAAGTTTCGGGCCATGAGCGAGGCCTCCAGGGACGCCCTGGTGATGATCGACGATCAGGCCCGGGTGGCGTTCTGGAATCGTTCGGCCGAGAACATGTTTGGGCTGTCCCGGGAAAAGATGCTGGGGCGTCTGTTGCACGACGTCGTGGCCCAGCCGGAGGACCTGGACAAGGTCCGGGCGGGATTCCCGGGATTCGCCGACAAAGGCCGGGGCAAGGTGGTGGATACGATCACCGAGGTGACAGCCAGGCGGGGGGACGGGGGCCTTTTCCCCGTGGAGTTGTCTGTGGCCGCGTTTCGGCATGAAGGCCGCTGGTGGGCCGTGGGTGCGGCCAGGGACGTCAGCGAACGCAAGCGGACCGAGGAGTTGCTCGTGCGGCTGGCCACCACCGACGGCCTCACGGGCCTGTTCAACCGACGGCGGTTCCTGGAGGCGAGCGAGGCCGAACTCGAGCGCTCCAACCGATACGGACATCCCGCGAGCCTTTTGATGTTTGACGTGGACCACTTCAAGTCGATCAACGACACCCGGGGGCACGACGCCGGGGACAGGGTGCTCACGGCCCTGGGCCGGATAGCCCGGGAGACCTTGCGCACCGTGGACATCCTGGGCCGGATCGGCGGTGAGGAATTCGCCGCGCTTTTGCCCGAGACCGGGCTCGAGGAGGCAGCGCGCATCGCCGAACGCCTGCGTCGGGCCGTGTCCGCCATGGAGCTCGATACGGGGGCGGCCCCCCTGTCCGTGACCATAAGTCTGGGCGTGGCCCAGTGGACCGGCCCCGGCGAGGACCTGGAAGCCCTGCTCAAGCGGGCCGACGAGGCCATGTACCGGGCCAAGGAGGCCGGCCGGGACAGGGCTGAGCTGGGCTGA
- a CDS encoding OmpA/MotB family protein: MSKKNLKMLMVIVVLVPVALTAYLAKTLYERHGVPEAVESLAKQLFKSKEEERQASEQVRELEKKAEELKTAYDALLAELQGEVDSRDVRIRRFGGKIEINFVDKVLFVSGSAEITVQGQTILGKVGQVLAKVKDRRFFVIGHTDTVPIRSFVFPSNWELSTARASSVIRYLSERHGVNPALFTALGRAFYQPVATNDTPEGRQENRRVEIIIADLPLFEGEGGGEMRSPASSPDGKPASGLIESTAPRERDLTLPEAALPRSGTGDGGGGPVKAIPSAPAANPPGETSLQGQTPTGGEPAALPGAPTEASTPAPLPPGETPPLDTSPPPALPEPVAPGETAPEVSVPAGSVPDAPSR; the protein is encoded by the coding sequence ATGAGCAAAAAGAATCTGAAAATGCTCATGGTCATCGTGGTGCTGGTCCCCGTCGCCTTGACCGCCTATCTGGCCAAGACCCTCTATGAACGCCATGGCGTCCCCGAGGCCGTGGAGTCCCTGGCCAAGCAGCTTTTCAAATCCAAGGAGGAGGAACGCCAGGCCTCCGAGCAGGTGCGGGAACTGGAGAAAAAGGCCGAGGAGCTCAAGACGGCCTATGACGCCCTCCTGGCCGAGCTACAGGGCGAGGTGGACTCCCGGGACGTGCGCATCCGCCGTTTTGGGGGGAAGATAGAGATCAATTTCGTGGACAAGGTGCTGTTCGTTTCCGGCAGCGCCGAGATCACCGTCCAGGGGCAGACCATCCTGGGCAAGGTCGGGCAGGTGCTGGCCAAGGTCAAGGACCGGCGCTTTTTCGTCATCGGCCACACCGACACCGTGCCCATCCGGTCCTTCGTCTTCCCCTCCAACTGGGAGCTGTCCACAGCCCGGGCCTCGTCGGTCATCCGGTATTTGAGCGAACGCCATGGGGTAAACCCGGCCCTGTTCACGGCCCTGGGCCGGGCGTTCTACCAGCCCGTGGCCACAAACGACACCCCCGAGGGACGCCAGGAAAACCGCCGGGTGGAAATCATCATCGCGGACCTGCCCCTTTTCGAGGGCGAGGGCGGCGGCGAGATGCGTTCCCCGGCCTCGTCCCCAGATGGGAAACCCGCGTCCGGCCTCATCGAGTCCACGGCACCCCGGGAACGGGATTTGACCCTGCCCGAGGCCGCATTGCCCCGGTCCGGGACCGGAGACGGCGGCGGCGGTCCGGTGAAGGCCATTCCGTCCGCCCCGGCCGCGAATCCCCCCGGGGAAACGTCCCTCCAGGGACAGACCCCCACGGGTGGAGAACCGGCTGCGCTGCCGGGCGCCCCGACCGAGGCGTCCACGCCGGCCCCACTTCCTCCCGGGGAAACCCCGCCCCTGGACACGAGCCCGCCGCCGGCGCTTCCTGAACCCGTCGCCCCGGGGGAGACCGCGCCGGAGGTGTCCGTTCCGGCGGGCTCCGTCCCGGACGCGCCGTCCCGATAA
- a CDS encoding glycogen/starch/alpha-glucan phosphorylase: MPSRARHAAKDPQEKALTASTLSHLSHSLGKTYEERTPRSVAAALSLSLRDRLMDRMFETRARFRDARAKRMYYLSIEYLLGRCIGNNACNMRLDEACKKLLIGMGLRLEDLRELERDPALGNGGLGRLAACFLDSLATMHMPGYGYGIHYEYGLFKQVIEKGRQVERPDYWMADGMPLQLERRDQAVLVPLYGRVEEHVFPDGSFMPSWVDWEDLVGVPYDVPIVGFGGHTVVLLRLFAAKASESFDMQIFDQGDYVRSIHQKLYSELISKVLYPSESISFGRELRLVQEYFLVYCSLRDITRRFLKQNKNIEDFPDFVAIQLNDTHPALSVAELMRLFVDERRLPWEKAWELTTRTLAFTNHTLMPESLEMWPVDLMQKVLPRHLQIIYEINRRFLQQVTLSYPGDVDRLRRMSLIEETPVKQVRMANLAVVGSHSVNGVSALHSDLVKTRLFPDYFALWPKKFNNKTNGITPRRWLYKSNPGLAALLIEALGEGWITDLDQLRGLEPLAHDPAFADAVDRVKRTNKEYLAQYIVSSTGITVNPDAAFDIQAKRIHEYKRQLLNVLNIIHQYLRIVEDGFVPPVPKVYVFAGKAAPGYFEAKEIIRLILAVGKAINRDKRVADLIKVVFAADYRVSLAEKLIPATDISEQISTAGTEASGTGNMKFALNGALTVGTLDGANIEIREAVGPENFYLFGLTTPEVEDILARHAYNPWDLHAAHPEIRRVLDTISAGRFTPEDPGGFHWLHDKLLSPNERYLHLADFMPYLRTQEDISRDYADRRAWTAKAILNTARMGYFSSDRTIAEYARDIWNIAPVPPTSETTNSAKK; this comes from the coding sequence ATGCCATCCCGCGCCCGACATGCCGCCAAGGACCCCCAGGAAAAGGCGTTGACCGCGTCCACCCTGTCCCATCTGTCCCATTCCCTGGGCAAGACCTACGAGGAACGCACCCCGAGGAGCGTGGCCGCCGCCTTGTCGTTGTCCCTGCGGGACAGGCTGATGGACCGCATGTTCGAGACCCGGGCCCGCTTCCGCGACGCCAGGGCCAAACGCATGTATTACCTGTCCATCGAGTACCTGCTTGGCCGGTGCATCGGCAACAACGCCTGCAACATGCGCCTGGACGAGGCCTGCAAGAAGCTCCTGATAGGCATGGGCCTGCGTCTGGAGGATCTCCGGGAACTGGAGCGCGACCCGGCCCTGGGCAACGGCGGGCTCGGACGTCTGGCCGCCTGCTTCCTGGATTCCCTAGCCACCATGCACATGCCGGGCTACGGGTACGGCATCCACTACGAATACGGGCTGTTCAAGCAGGTCATCGAGAAGGGCCGGCAGGTGGAACGCCCCGATTACTGGATGGCGGACGGCATGCCCCTGCAACTGGAGCGCCGGGACCAGGCCGTGTTGGTGCCCCTGTACGGCCGGGTGGAGGAGCACGTCTTTCCCGACGGCTCGTTCATGCCCTCCTGGGTCGACTGGGAAGACCTGGTGGGCGTGCCCTACGACGTACCCATCGTGGGCTTCGGGGGTCATACCGTGGTCCTTTTGCGCCTTTTCGCGGCCAAGGCCTCGGAGAGCTTCGACATGCAGATCTTCGACCAGGGGGACTACGTCCGGTCCATCCACCAGAAGCTCTACTCCGAACTCATCTCCAAGGTCCTTTATCCCAGCGAGTCCATCTCGTTTGGCCGGGAGCTGCGCCTGGTCCAGGAGTATTTCCTGGTGTACTGCTCGCTTCGCGACATCACCCGGCGCTTTCTCAAGCAGAACAAGAACATCGAGGACTTCCCGGACTTCGTGGCCATCCAGCTCAACGACACCCATCCGGCCCTGTCCGTGGCCGAGCTGATGCGTCTTTTCGTGGACGAACGCCGCCTGCCCTGGGAAAAGGCCTGGGAACTGACCACCCGGACCCTGGCCTTCACCAATCATACGCTTATGCCCGAGTCCCTGGAGATGTGGCCGGTGGACCTCATGCAAAAGGTCCTGCCCCGCCACCTCCAGATCATCTACGAGATCAACCGCCGCTTCCTGCAACAGGTGACCTTGTCGTATCCCGGCGACGTGGACAGGCTGCGGCGCATGTCGCTTATCGAGGAAACGCCGGTCAAACAGGTGCGCATGGCCAATCTGGCCGTGGTCGGGTCCCATTCGGTTAACGGCGTCTCGGCCCTGCACTCGGATCTGGTGAAAACGCGGCTTTTCCCAGACTATTTCGCCTTGTGGCCCAAGAAATTCAATAACAAGACCAATGGGATCACCCCGAGGCGGTGGCTTTATAAATCAAACCCGGGCCTCGCGGCGCTTCTCATCGAGGCCCTGGGCGAGGGCTGGATCACCGACCTGGACCAGCTTCGCGGCCTGGAACCCCTGGCCCACGACCCGGCCTTCGCCGACGCCGTGGACAGGGTCAAGCGGACCAACAAGGAATACCTGGCCCAGTACATCGTCTCCAGCACGGGCATCACGGTCAACCCCGACGCCGCCTTCGACATCCAGGCCAAGCGCATCCACGAATACAAACGCCAGCTTTTAAACGTCTTAAACATCATCCACCAGTACCTGCGCATCGTGGAGGACGGCTTCGTGCCGCCCGTGCCCAAGGTGTACGTGTTCGCCGGCAAGGCCGCGCCGGGCTATTTCGAGGCCAAGGAGATCATCCGGCTGATTCTGGCCGTGGGCAAGGCCATCAACCGCGACAAGAGGGTCGCGGACCTGATCAAGGTGGTCTTTGCCGCCGACTACCGGGTCTCCCTGGCCGAGAAGCTCATCCCGGCCACGGACATAAGCGAGCAGATCTCCACGGCCGGGACCGAGGCCTCGGGGACCGGCAACATGAAGTTCGCCTTAAACGGCGCCCTCACCGTGGGCACCCTGGACGGGGCCAATATCGAAATCCGTGAGGCCGTGGGCCCGGAAAACTTCTACCTGTTCGGGCTGACCACCCCGGAGGTGGAGGACATCCTGGCCCGCCACGCCTACAACCCCTGGGACCTCCACGCCGCGCATCCGGAGATTCGCCGGGTGCTCGACACCATCTCCGCCGGGCGTTTCACCCCCGAGGACCCGGGCGGCTTCCACTGGCTGCACGACAAGCTCCTCTCCCCCAACGAGCGCTACCTGCATCTGGCCGACTTCATGCCCTACCTGCGCACCCAGGAGGACATCTCCCGGGACTATGCGGACCGGCGGGCCTGGACCGCCAAGGCCATCCTCAATACGGCGCGCATGGGGTATTTCTCAAGCGACCGGACCATCGCCGAATACGCCCGGGACATCTGGAACATCGCGCCCGTGCCGCCCACGTCCGAGACGACGAACTCCGCGAAAAAATAG
- a CDS encoding DNA polymerase IV: MTTRHIAHVDMDAYFASVEQLDDPSLRGRPVIIGVSDRGVVSAASYEARAFGVRSAMPVVQARRLCPEGVFLPGRYARYKELSRAIMACLAEFSPLVEPASIDEAYVDMTGARTLFGDPHRFGTRMREAVFEATGLSCSVGVAPVRFLAKIASDYHKPGGLTVVTREDMAAFLAVLPVGKIPGVGRRTLEALALLGIRTAGDMLAHSPEFLARRLGASGLDLYDKARGIDPSPVVTGREAKSVSAENTLDKDSASREVLAVWLLRQAERVGRELRRKGLGGRTVTLKLKYSDFRQITRSKTLSEPTDCDETIFGVARELLSAVPLDRPARLVGVGVSGFHAVPRRLSLWHDPAVAGEARRTRGLDRAIDAIRDRFGREAILRGRLFPGKPGPRGGGADG; encoded by the coding sequence ATGACGACGCGCCATATCGCGCACGTGGACATGGATGCCTATTTCGCCTCGGTGGAGCAGCTCGACGATCCGTCCCTGCGCGGCCGTCCGGTGATCATCGGGGTGAGCGACCGGGGCGTGGTCTCGGCCGCGTCCTACGAGGCCAGGGCCTTCGGGGTGCGTTCGGCCATGCCCGTGGTCCAGGCCAGGCGGCTTTGCCCCGAGGGCGTCTTCCTGCCCGGCCGTTACGCCCGCTACAAGGAGCTCTCACGGGCCATCATGGCCTGTTTGGCCGAGTTTTCGCCGCTCGTGGAACCGGCCTCCATCGACGAGGCCTATGTGGACATGACCGGGGCGCGGACCCTTTTCGGCGATCCCCACCGTTTCGGGACGCGCATGCGGGAGGCCGTTTTCGAGGCCACGGGGCTGTCGTGTTCCGTGGGCGTGGCCCCGGTCAGGTTTCTGGCCAAGATCGCCTCGGACTATCACAAGCCGGGCGGGCTGACCGTGGTGACCCGGGAGGACATGGCCGCCTTTCTGGCCGTGCTGCCCGTGGGCAAGATTCCCGGCGTGGGCCGGCGTACCCTGGAGGCCCTGGCCCTTCTGGGGATACGCACGGCCGGGGACATGCTGGCCCATTCCCCGGAATTTCTCGCGCGCCGGCTCGGCGCAAGCGGCCTGGACCTCTACGACAAGGCCCGGGGCATCGATCCCTCGCCGGTGGTCACGGGCCGCGAGGCCAAGTCCGTAAGCGCCGAAAACACCTTGGACAAGGATTCGGCCTCCCGGGAGGTCCTGGCCGTCTGGCTCCTGCGCCAGGCCGAACGGGTGGGGCGGGAACTGCGTCGCAAGGGGCTTGGCGGCCGCACGGTGACGCTTAAGCTCAAGTATTCGGATTTCCGCCAGATCACCCGTTCAAAAACCCTGTCCGAACCCACGGACTGCGACGAGACCATCTTCGGCGTGGCCAGAGAACTGCTTTCGGCCGTGCCCCTGGACCGCCCGGCCAGGCTTGTGGGCGTGGGGGTCTCGGGATTTCATGCCGTCCCGCGCCGCTTGTCCCTGTGGCACGATCCGGCGGTCGCCGGCGAGGCCCGGCGGACACGCGGGCTCGACAGGGCCATCGACGCCATCAGGGACCGCTTCGGCCGGGAGGCCATCCTCCGGGGCCGGCTTTTCCCCGGCAAGCCCGGTCCACGCGGCGGCGGGGCCGACGGGTGA
- a CDS encoding phosphatidate cytidylyltransferase, producing the protein MISSSHRSRLITAALAVPAVVAVTLAGGWALFAVVFAVSATGLWELLPLGAEPASRPRTVALAVVGTLLSVPILLGFQDGDSVLVLGVLVAAAWIEKLVFLARVGTMGQSGRAPGFPGVLAPGLLYVPCALGFFLRLTPVETFFVLSAVAVSDTGAYYCGSLLGGPRIWPAVSPKKTWAGSLGGLVLCVAWCLAYGSIWGEARAVTWLGLGVALNVASQCGDFYESALKRVAGVKDSGRILPGHGGVLDRIDGLLPAILVYAWASGAHDLFI; encoded by the coding sequence ATGATTTCCAGTTCGCATCGCTCCCGCCTGATCACGGCCGCCCTGGCCGTCCCGGCCGTTGTCGCGGTCACGCTCGCCGGGGGCTGGGCGCTTTTCGCCGTGGTGTTCGCGGTGTCCGCGACAGGCCTTTGGGAACTGCTGCCGCTTGGCGCCGAACCCGCGTCCCGGCCCAGGACCGTGGCCCTGGCGGTTGTGGGCACGCTTTTGTCCGTGCCGATCCTGCTTGGATTTCAGGATGGCGATTCGGTTCTGGTGCTCGGCGTGCTGGTGGCCGCGGCGTGGATCGAAAAGCTCGTCTTTCTGGCCCGGGTCGGGACCATGGGGCAATCCGGCCGGGCTCCGGGATTTCCCGGCGTCCTGGCCCCGGGACTTCTGTATGTGCCGTGCGCCCTTGGTTTCTTTCTGCGCCTGACCCCGGTGGAGACCTTTTTCGTGCTCTCGGCCGTGGCTGTCTCGGATACCGGGGCCTATTATTGCGGAAGTCTTCTTGGCGGTCCCCGGATATGGCCGGCGGTCAGCCCCAAAAAGACCTGGGCCGGAAGTCTGGGGGGACTCGTCCTTTGCGTGGCCTGGTGCCTGGCCTACGGGTCGATCTGGGGCGAGGCCCGGGCCGTGACCTGGCTTGGCCTGGGCGTCGCGCTCAATGTCGCCTCCCAGTGCGGCGACTTCTACGAATCGGCCCTCAAGCGCGTGGCCGGGGTCAAGGATTCGGGACGGATCCTGCCGGGCCACGGCGGCGTGCTGGACCGCATCGACGGGCTGTTGCCCGCGATCCTGGTCTACGCCTGGGCCTCCGGGGCGCATGACCTGTTCATCTGA